The region GATGCGCTCGGTGCGAAGCCGTCGCGGCTGGTGGTCTCCAGCGTCGGCGGCAACACGCCGCAGGCTTACGTCAACTGGCTGGCCGCCGAGATCCGTGCGGGAAAGGCATCGACCTGCCTCGTCGCGGGCGTCAACGTCGTCGCGAGCATGATGAAGGCGAGGGCGGCAGGCGTGCGCCTTGCGTGGCCAACCGGCGGCGGCAACGAGCCGGAACGTTTCGGCGACGCCAGGCCCGGGGGCACCGACTACGAGAACGCCCACGGCCTTTTCCTGCCGTCCAACGCGTATCCTCTTTTCGAGAACGCGCTGAGGGCGCGGCGCGGACTCGGAGTTCGCGAGCACAGCCTGGCCATCGGCCGCATGTTCTCGCGCTTCACCGACGTGGCGGCCGCCAACCCGTATGCATGGTTCCCGGTCGCGCGCAGCGCCGAGGAGCTCGTGACCGCTTCCGACACGAATCGCTGGGTGTCGTTTCCGTACACGAAGTACCTGAACGCCGTAATGGCCGTCGACCAGGCCGCGGCCGTCGTCGTGACCACGGCCGCGCAGGCGCGCCGCCTCGGCGTGAGCGAAGACCGGCTCGTGTGGTTCCTCGGCGGCGGCGCCGCGAGCGAGGACCCGTGGAATCTCACCGAGCGGCCAAGCCTCGATCGCTGCCCGGCGATGGCGTTCGCCGCCGAACAGGCGATGGCGAGGGCCGGCGTCACGGTGGCCGATCTTGATTTCTTCGACCTCTACTCGTGCTTCCCGGTTGCCGTCGAGATCGCGTGCGAGGGCCTCGGCATCTCCGAGACCGATCCGCGCGGGCTGACGAGGACGGGCGGTCTTCCGTACTTCGGCGGGCCGGGCAACAACTACACGCTGCACGGCATCGCGGCGATGGCCGAGGCGCTTCGCGCCAAGCCGGGAGCAAACGGCCTCGTCACGGCAAACGGCTGGTACCTGACCAAGCATGCCGCCGGCGTCTACTCGAGCGCGCCGCCGTCGCGGCCAGCCAGGACCGAGCCGGACGCGGCGCGTGCGCGGCACGCCGAACATGCCTGCAACGTCGTAGTCGAGCCGAACGGCAAGGGCACCGTGGAAACCTACACCGTCGTCTGCGGCAAACAGGGCGAACCGGAAACCGGCATCGTCGTCGGTCGCCTGGGCAGCGGAGAGCGCTTCCTCGCGCACACGCCGGCCGACCGCGCGCTTCTCGAAAACTGGATGACGACCGAGGCAGTCGGGCGCCGCGGAACCGTCTCGTCCGGCTCCGTCAACCTGTTCACTCCCGAGTGAAGGCGACCATGAACAAGCCCCATCCGGCCACATTCGCGTCCGAGGACGGCGTGCTCGCGAGGATCGCCGGCGTACCGGTCGTCGACCTCGCACGGCGCTTCGGCACTCCGACGTTCGTCTACGACGCGACGACGATTGCTGCCCGCATCGCGAGCCTGTCCCGCTTCGACGTCGTGCGCTACGCGCAGAAGGCCTGCTCGAACATCGCGGTGCTCGACCTTTGCCGCCGCCACGGCGCCCTCGTCGATGCGACGAGCGCGGGCGAGGTGCACCGCGCGATGGTTGCGGGTTATGCGCCCGGCGGCGATCCGCCGCCGATCGTCTACACTGCCGACATCTTCGACCGCGACTCGCTCGACCTCGTCGTGGACGCGGGCGTTCACGTCAACTGCGGTTCGCCCGACATGATCGACCAGTACGCGTCGCGAGTCGGACGCGGCAGCATCACGCTCAGGATCAATCCCGGATTCGGCCACGGCCACAGCCGCAAGACGAACACCGGCGGCGAGCACTCCAAGCACGGCATCTGGCACGAGGAGCTTCCCGAGGTGCTCGGGCGCGCGGCAGGTCTCGGAATGCGCGTGTCGGGTCTTCATCTGCACATCGGCTCGGGCAGCGACCTCGAGCACCTTTCGCAGGTGTGCGAGGCTGCCGAAAAGCTTGCGCTGCGCATCGGCCCGCAGCTCGATTCGATCAGCGCCGGCGGCGGGCTGCCGGTGCCTTACAAGCTCGGCGATCCGGTGATGGACGTCGATGCGTACTTCGCGCTGTGGGACGCCGTGCGCAGGAAGCTCGAGAAGTCGTTCGGTCACGCGGTCAGGCTCGAGATCGAGCCGGGTCGCTATCTCGTTGCCGACAGCGGTTTTCTTCTCACCGAAGTGCGCGCCATCAAGCGCGTCGGAACGAACCGCTTCTGTCTCGTCGACGCGGGCTTTCACAACCTCGTGCGTCCGGCGATGTACGGGTCGTGGCATCCGATGGCGCTGGCGCCGCAGGACGGAGCCGGTGTACGAGCGCAGGACGACTATGTCGTCGGTGGACCGCTTTGCGAGTCGGGAGACATTTTCACCCAGGGCGCCGACGGCGTGGTGGGTCACGCGCGTCTGCCGCAGCCGTCGGTGGGCGACATCATCGTCATCGGCGTCGCCGGCGCCTACGGCTTTTCGATGAGCTCGAACTACAACTCCAAGCCGCTGGCGGCCGAAGTGCTCGTCTCGGAGGGACGCCCTCACCTGGTCAGGGCCCGGCAGGGCCTCGACGACCTGATCAGGGGCGAACGGATTCCCTCGGATGCGTGACCCCGCCGGTCCCAGTCCCTCGGACCCCACCCCCCACCCCGCGGTGGTGCTGGCGCGTCGCGGCCGGTGACGGCGCCGGAAGCATTGCGCGTCGTTTCGCCAATCCTCCTCCGGTTGCGCGACGGGCCGGCGCGGCCAATTCCGTGGTTTTTTGGTGCTTTGCGTTGCAGCCGGCCGTCGTCGCTACGAGGGCCGCGCGCGCAGGCTCCGGCAATCCGGCAATATTTCCGTGCGTGCAGCATTGCGCCATCGCACGGCCCGTCATAATCCCGTCAAGGGTAGGTCAGCATGGCGGCGTCGGGATGGACCCAATACTCCGAGACCCAGATCCGCGAGATCCTCGAACTCGCGAAGATGGGAATGCAGCCGGCCGACCTTGCGCGCCGTTACAACGTCCCCGTGGTCGTCATCCACGTCTGGCAGACGAAATACGGCGCATCGGCCGGAGAAACCGACACCAACCGGCTGCGCCGCCTGGACATGGAGATCACCAAGCTGAACCAGCTCATCGGCGAGCTGACGGTCGAGAAGGATCAGCTCGAAACCAAGCTGACGGGCGGCAAGGGATGAGCTAGCCGAAGTGGCGAAGGCTGAGCGAGCCGAAGTGGCGAAGGGTGAGCGATCCGAAGCGGCGAAGGGTGAGCGATCCGAAGCGGCGGTTGTACTGATCTACGTCCTTCGGGGCTGCCCGTACTGTGTCCGCGCCAAGGCCCTGCTCGACTCCAAGGCAATCCCGTACCGCGAAATTGACGTGACGGCCGATCAGGCGGAGCGTAGGCGGCTCTGTGAGCGAACGGGACACTGGACCTTTCCGCAGATCTTCATCGACGACCGCTTCATCGGGGGGTGCGACGAGCTCGTCGCCCTCGAGCGACGTGGAAAGCTTGATGTCCTGCTTTCGTGAGTCGCAGAAAAAGCCAACTATACTTCACGTTTTTTCGTGCTTATCCTCCACGTCGCGCTTCACGGAAGCGCGTTGCCGCCGCGCTTCACGGTCAGGAAGCGCGGGGCGCTTGTGCCTCGCGGCAATGAAGCGCGAGGCGAGGGGAGAGCTTGCGCGGCGCGGGTCGTGCGGGTTTTCCGGCAGGATTCCCCTGCTTTGACACCAGGAGCTTACGATGGGTCTTCCCACATCGTTCAATGATCTCGCGCCTCTCGCGCGGGCTGCGGTGATCGCTGCCGCGTGCCTGGCCGCGCTCGGGTTTCCGGGACGAGCGCAGGCCGCCAATTGCGGCGACGACGTCGGCGGCGAGCGCGTGGCGTGCTCGTGCGGCGACATCGTCGTTTCCGACACTGTGATCTGGGCCACCGACCCTGTCGCGGTCGAGCCATGCACCGATGACGGCCTCATCATCCAGGTTCCCCCCGGCTCGGACGGCGTCACGCTCAATCTCGGCGGCCAGAGCCTGGCGGGCCACGGCCACGGCGCCGGGATCTTCGTCGCTCGCGGCGGGCGTCTCGGCTCGACGATCATCGGCGGAGACGCGGGCGACACTCGCGCCGAGATCGCCAACTTCGCGATCGGCATCCGCGCGTCGGGCCACGCTGCGCTGCGCGCGATCCGCGGGCTCGACGTTCACCACAACCGCTTCGATGGCCTGAACGTGCGCGTCAGCGGCATCCAGATCGAAGACGTGCACTCGCAGGACAACGGCCGTGGCGGTGCAACGGTGTCCGGACACGACATCCAGATCCACGGTGTCGTCGCCAACAACAACAGCCGCGACGGACTTTCCGTCCACGCCTCGGGCGCACAGATCCAGGCGGAAACCAACGAGAACGGCCGCAACGGCACCAGGATCAGCGGCCGCGGCAACGTGCTGTCGTCGTCGCACTCGTCGATGAACGGCGGCCTGGGCGTCGTCGCAACGGGCGCAGGTCACCAGGTAAACGGCCTCGAGTCGACGGGCAACGGCCGTAGCGGTATCGGCGGCCAGCCGGGAGCAGTCCAGTGATCCGCGCACTTCCTCGCAAAGTTTTCCTGTTGGCCGCGACCGTCGCGTGCTCCTCGGTCCTCGCGGCGTACGCATGGGCGGCCACCTCGGTCACCACGGCAGCCGACGTTTGTCCGGGCAACCCCAATCCCTGCAACGTGACAAGCGAAATGGACGTCACCGACGGCGCCGTGCTCGATTTCGGCACCCGCACCGTCAACGTCACCGGCGCCGGCCAGTTCAACTTCGGCATCGGCAGCGGCGAAATCGACTGCGGCCCCTTTCTCGCGACGACGACGGCTGCAGCGATCGACGCAGCAGGCATCGGAGCGTCCGGCACCCAGAGCGGCACCGTCAAGATCAGGGCGCGCCGCCAATGCTCCAATCCGAACCCGAACCCGAACAATCGAGCGTGCGTCGACCAGGCCGACTGCCAGCTCGGCGCCTGCGATTCGCGCCGCTGCTCACTCAAGTCGTCGCGCACGTGCACGGCGGACTCGGACTGCCAGCTCGGCAACTGCAGCCCCATCCTGAAGAAGTGCTCGGGCGCTGCGACGTTCGTGCGCTGCTCGACCAACGCCGACTGCCAGCTCGGCACCTGCCCGGCCCAGCTCATGTGTCACAGTCCCGCGGTCGCGCTGGCCTGCTCGGCCACCAGCGACTGCTTCTTCGGCGACTGCTCGGTCGGCTCCGCCTCGCTCACGATGAACGGTCCGATCGCAGGCAACTCCGACTTCCCGGCCAACATCGAGCTGCGCGCCGCCGACTCGGTGTCGATTTCCAAGCCGGTCAACCTGAACAGCAGCAACATCGAGTCCGACGGCGGCGACCTCACCGTAGAGGCGGCTTCCGGGTCGATCTCGATCACCGCCAAGGTCACCGCCAACGCCGGCGGAGACTCCCAGGGCGGCTCGGTCGAGCTGGATTCCGCCACCGACATCACGATCGGTGCCGAAATCGACGTGATCGGAGGCGATTTCGACGGCGGATCACCCGACTTCACTGCCGGCAACGACATCGTCATCAACAGCAGCGTCATCGCGAACTCGGCTGCTGGCGCGGGATTCGGCGGCGACCACTGCTACGACGCCGGGCGCGACATCGTCCTCAACGGCGCGTCGCCGACCAACAAGACGACGATCGAGAGCACCGGACATACCGACGTCGACAACTTCGCGGGTGACGGCGGCTGCATCGACTTCTCGACGGTGCGCAACGCCGTGCTCAACGCGAACACGCGCCTGATCGGCAACGGCTCGACGCCGGACGGCTACGGCTCCGACGTGACGTTCGACATCGGCGGCACGCTCACGCTCAACGGTGACATCACGGCCAAGGCCCTCGGCATCCAGGGCACCGGCGGATTCGTCGACATCACGAGCGGGGGCCTGCTCAGCGTCGGAAGCACCGGCACCTTCGACGTGACCGGCGGCAACGGCGGCGGCGGCGTCTGCTCGCTGGCCACCGACAGCGGCGACATCACCTACGGCGGCTTCGCCGATGCGAGCGCCGGCAACGGCGGCATCGGCGGGCTCGTCTTCCTCGGCGCAGGCAAGAACATCAGCTTCGGCGGCGAGATCACCGTGGCCGCCACCAGCGGCGGCGGACAGCTCGAGCTCGACGGCTGCCGCCTGACGCTGCAGAGCGGCAGCAACGTCGACAACAACTGCCTGAACGGCACCAACACGCTG is a window of Candidatus Binatia bacterium DNA encoding:
- a CDS encoding acetyl-CoA acetyltransferase: MADAEEHEIVLIAVGQCVQRDVAADHARDPVALMSDAARAAAEDCGIGARLFDSIDLVATVDTFAWQPANAARLLSDALGAKPSRLVVSSVGGNTPQAYVNWLAAEIRAGKASTCLVAGVNVVASMMKARAAGVRLAWPTGGGNEPERFGDARPGGTDYENAHGLFLPSNAYPLFENALRARRGLGVREHSLAIGRMFSRFTDVAAANPYAWFPVARSAEELVTASDTNRWVSFPYTKYLNAVMAVDQAAAVVVTTAAQARRLGVSEDRLVWFLGGGAASEDPWNLTERPSLDRCPAMAFAAEQAMARAGVTVADLDFFDLYSCFPVAVEIACEGLGISETDPRGLTRTGGLPYFGGPGNNYTLHGIAAMAEALRAKPGANGLVTANGWYLTKHAAGVYSSAPPSRPARTEPDAARARHAEHACNVVVEPNGKGTVETYTVVCGKQGEPETGIVVGRLGSGERFLAHTPADRALLENWMTTEAVGRRGTVSSGSVNLFTPE
- the lysA gene encoding diaminopimelate decarboxylase, with the protein product MNKPHPATFASEDGVLARIAGVPVVDLARRFGTPTFVYDATTIAARIASLSRFDVVRYAQKACSNIAVLDLCRRHGALVDATSAGEVHRAMVAGYAPGGDPPPIVYTADIFDRDSLDLVVDAGVHVNCGSPDMIDQYASRVGRGSITLRINPGFGHGHSRKTNTGGEHSKHGIWHEELPEVLGRAAGLGMRVSGLHLHIGSGSDLEHLSQVCEAAEKLALRIGPQLDSISAGGGLPVPYKLGDPVMDVDAYFALWDAVRRKLEKSFGHAVRLEIEPGRYLVADSGFLLTEVRAIKRVGTNRFCLVDAGFHNLVRPAMYGSWHPMALAPQDGAGVRAQDDYVVGGPLCESGDIFTQGADGVVGHARLPQPSVGDIIVIGVAGAYGFSMSSNYNSKPLAAEVLVSEGRPHLVRARQGLDDLIRGERIPSDA
- a CDS encoding transposase, whose translation is MAASGWTQYSETQIREILELAKMGMQPADLARRYNVPVVVIHVWQTKYGASAGETDTNRLRRLDMEITKLNQLIGELTVEKDQLETKLTGGKG
- the grxC gene encoding glutaredoxin 3; translation: MIYVLRGCPYCVRAKALLDSKAIPYREIDVTADQAERRRLCERTGHWTFPQIFIDDRFIGGCDELVALERRGKLDVLLS